The window CGGGGGTTCGGATCGATCTGCGACGGGGCGATCTCGCGGTAAACCGCACCGGCAGGATTGGTGTCGGTCTGCGCCGGCGCAGGCGCACCTCCCAGGAGTACGTCGGCGGCCGCACCGCCCATCTTGGGACCCAGCGTCGCGGACTCGCCGCTTTCGACCGGTCCGGTCGGGATCAGCGACGCGAGTCCACGACCGAGTCCACTACGCTTGCCGGCCTGCTTGTTCATCGGTCCCGTCCTCCCTCGTCCTGGGCGGTCCCGCCCCGAAGCGCCAACTCACGACTTGCATCCAGATAGCTCATCGCCCCCCGTGAACCGGGGTCGTAACTGATGATCGTCATTCCGTAACCAGGGGCCTCGGACACCTTGACGCTGCGCGGGATGACCGTCCGCAGCACCTTGTTCCCGAAATGCTCCCGGACGTCGTTGGCCACCTGGTCGGCGAGTTTGGTCCGACCGTCGTGCATCGTCAGGACCACGGTGCTGACGTCGAGTTCGGGATTGAGGTGCGCCTTGACCATCTCGATGTTGCGCAGCAACTGGCCCACGCCCTCCAGCGCGTAGTACTCGCACTGGATCGGGATCAGGACTTCGGGCGCCGCAACGAGCGCGTTGATCGTCAGCAATCCCAGCGACGGTGGGCAGTCGATGAACACGTAGTCGAAGTCGTGATGCTTCAACTCGGCCAGCGCGGTCCGTAGCCGTCCTTCGCGTGCGACCATGCTGACCAATTCGATCTCGGCACCCGCCAGGTCGATCGTCGCGGGGATGCAATACAGCCGCTCGTTGTGCGGACTTTGCTGCAGCGCCGACTCGACGCCGATCTCCCCGATGAGGACCTCATAGGACGACGGTGTCCCCGGGCGGTGCTCGATGCCGAGCGCGGTGCTGGCATTCCCCTGCGGGTCGAGATCGATGACGAGGACGCGCAGGCCCTGCAGCGCGAGCGCGGCCGCGATATTCACCGCCGTCGTCGTCTTGCCGACGCCGCCCTTCTGGTTGGCGATGGTGAACACCCGCTGACGACTCGGCCGCGGAAGCTGGCCTTGGACGGCGGCCTGCATCAGCCGAACAGCGCGAGCGGCCTCGGCGCCGATCGGTGTGTCAACGTCTTGGGCGTTCCACGTTTCACGTGAAACATCGGTTTCGCGTGAACCCTCGGTTTCACGTGAAACAGAGTCGGCCGGCGCGGTACTCGACTCCTCCGCAACTCCCGGATCGCTGGAGCCTGACATCAGCGCTGCCTCCTTCCGGAACGCGGTCGCTTCTCCGGCGCCGTCGCTTGAAACCCTACGACCACGGTCGCGGGCGGATCCACGAATCGCGCGCCACATCTCTCTACCTTCAGTTCGGACACCCCCAGTGCCGCCAGCGCTCGACGGTGTTCTTCGATCTCTTCTGCGGCACGCTCGCCCTTGATCGCCAACATGCGTCCACCTGGCCGAAGGAGAGGGCTGCTCCACTTCGCGAGCTTGTCCAGCGACGCGACGGCCCGTGACACCACCACGTCCGTCGGACCCACCTCCTCGCGCACACTGCGGTCTTCAGCTCGACCCCGCACCACCGAGCACTCAATCCCGACGTCCTCGATCGCTTCACGGAGGAAGTCACTACGCCGAAGAAGAGGTTCGATCAGAACGACGTGAACATCGGGACGAGCCAGTGCCAACGGTATCCCGGGAAGCCCGGCCCCACTACCGACGTCCGCTACCCGCTCCCCCGCCTCGACCAACTCCCCGATCACGGCGCAATTCAGGATGTGCCGGTCCCAGATTCGGTCCACCTCGCGGGGACCCAGCAGTCCCCGCTCGACGCCCGCCCCTGCCAGGATCTCCGCCTACCGCCGCGCCGCGCCCAGCGCCGGACCGAAGACCTCGGCGGCGGCGTCGGGGGGCGGCGGTATCTCCGCGTGTTTCACGTGAAACATCCTCCGACTGACCGCGGTGAAACCACCTGACAGGACTCGCTCTGATCGACGAAGAACTACATCGATGTAACTCTCAGTCGGCGAGGATGACCACGCGCCGCGACGGCTCGACGCCCTCGCTCTCGCTGTGGACTCCGTCCACCGCGGCCACCGCATCGTGCACGATCTTG is drawn from Mycolicibacterium gilvum and contains these coding sequences:
- a CDS encoding ParA family protein — translated: MSGSSDPGVAEESSTAPADSVSRETEGSRETDVSRETWNAQDVDTPIGAEAARAVRLMQAAVQGQLPRPSRQRVFTIANQKGGVGKTTTAVNIAAALALQGLRVLVIDLDPQGNASTALGIEHRPGTPSSYEVLIGEIGVESALQQSPHNERLYCIPATIDLAGAEIELVSMVAREGRLRTALAELKHHDFDYVFIDCPPSLGLLTINALVAAPEVLIPIQCEYYALEGVGQLLRNIEMVKAHLNPELDVSTVVLTMHDGRTKLADQVANDVREHFGNKVLRTVIPRSVKVSEAPGYGMTIISYDPGSRGAMSYLDASRELALRGGTAQDEGGRDR